Proteins from a genomic interval of Nostoc sp. TCL240-02:
- a CDS encoding VWA domain-containing protein: protein MNITERDLRLEMLNSLLTTPHRKLEQVAEIHQLIVELDPLFYGHLAVWYQRHGDVRDHKEVFLAHLLTSNLIEHRDAGFMMLQEFPPYQVARVVDFMKQQQNKLPRSARTAVRRYLKVRESNPALFDRAALRGRKAMKHLYASLHIKPNERANAILFGDTPCEGSLANVLKQVAKAANAAEQARLIVEFKIPYTIAVGAIKQLTPVVLVALINSMTPQEAINNLKSLQTRGAMDHPEVKKLIDSKLEAASKSTRVSAFKAQVAADAGDFDADTVAQLEKVTNEQVKRRGAIARPTALLVDKSGSMENAIATGLQLAALISGITKAELFVYAFDTIPYAITAKGKELTDWERAFQHINAGGGTSIGCALETMRKKKQVVDQIIIVTDEGENAAPYFGEVYKNYCRELAIMPNVVIVRVGGHYDWVETQLKQQQAPVDTFTFAGDYYSLPNLVPLLTRPSRLDLLMEILDMPLPVRDDK, encoded by the coding sequence ATGAATATCACAGAACGCGATTTGCGTTTAGAAATGCTCAATAGTTTGCTGACAACTCCTCACCGCAAACTTGAGCAAGTTGCAGAAATTCACCAGTTAATTGTTGAACTCGATCCCCTTTTCTACGGACATCTAGCAGTGTGGTATCAGCGTCATGGCGATGTCCGCGACCATAAAGAAGTATTCCTAGCTCACTTACTAACGAGCAATTTGATTGAACACCGAGATGCTGGATTTATGATGCTGCAAGAGTTTCCGCCCTATCAGGTGGCTCGTGTGGTGGACTTCATGAAGCAGCAGCAAAATAAGCTACCTCGTTCCGCTCGGACTGCGGTACGGCGTTACTTGAAGGTACGGGAGAGCAATCCGGCTCTATTCGATCGCGCCGCTTTGCGAGGTCGTAAGGCAATGAAGCACTTATATGCTTCACTGCACATCAAGCCAAATGAACGGGCAAATGCGATTCTGTTTGGCGATACTCCTTGTGAGGGTTCCTTAGCAAATGTGCTGAAACAGGTTGCTAAGGCAGCAAATGCCGCAGAACAGGCACGGCTGATTGTGGAGTTCAAAATTCCATATACGATCGCAGTTGGTGCAATTAAGCAACTTACACCTGTTGTCTTGGTGGCGTTAATCAACAGCATGACTCCTCAAGAAGCGATCAACAACCTCAAGTCTCTCCAGACTAGAGGTGCAATGGATCATCCAGAAGTCAAGAAGCTGATTGATTCCAAGTTGGAGGCAGCCTCTAAGAGTACGCGTGTCTCAGCATTTAAAGCACAGGTTGCGGCAGACGCAGGAGATTTTGACGCAGACACGGTTGCCCAATTGGAAAAGGTGACAAACGAACAGGTAAAGCGCCGTGGTGCGATCGCTCGTCCAACTGCTTTATTGGTGGATAAGTCTGGTTCAATGGAAAATGCGATCGCGACGGGTTTGCAACTCGCTGCCCTAATCTCTGGTATCACTAAGGCAGAACTGTTTGTCTACGCCTTTGACACCATTCCTTACGCTATTACAGCAAAGGGCAAGGAGTTGACCGACTGGGAGCGTGCCTTCCAGCACATCAACGCTGGTGGTGGTACTAGCATCGGCTGTGCATTGGAAACAATGCGGAAGAAGAAGCAGGTAGTTGACCAGATTATCATAGTGACGGATGAGGGCGAAAATGCTGCTCCTTACTTCGGTGAAGTCTACAAGAATTACTGCCGGGAGTTGGCGATAATGCCCAACGTGGTGATTGTCCGTGTAGGTGGTCATTACGACTGGGTGGAGACTCAATTGAAGCAGCAGCAAGCACCTGTAGATACGTTCACTTTCGCAGGTGATTACTACAGCTTGCCGAATCTCGTCCCACTTCTAACGCGCCCCTCTCGTCTAGATTTGCTGATGGAGATTCTGGATATGCCGTTGCCGGTGAGAGATGATAAATAA